In Rhizobium sp. N324, a single genomic region encodes these proteins:
- a CDS encoding Na+/H+ antiporter, producing the protein MEPTHLFELVIAMFLAIIALQYAAHRLGLPPSVALLTGGALLAFVPGLPAISVDPELVLVIFLPPLLMDGAWSIALSRLRRHMIGIASLAVGAVFFTCVVVAVVAHLIFPSLPWGACAALGAIVAPPDAVSARAVLERVRLPRRLQILLEGESLLNDASGLVLFRFAVAAAATGAFSAGEAVGSFFVLALGGAVVGIAVGLAWVKLIRHLGDDYLIIAATVLLGWISYLLGELLHVSGVIATVSTGLIASWHQHTVFSAATRMRGTSFWTVMIFLMEAAVFTLIGLSLRDVVERGGGLTTVIATMGLPMLAILMTLVVARFAWIFASDLIIRVCAALGLTRTRPLGAGGATVLSWAGVRGVVTLALALSLPEGFPGRDFILATSFAVILGTVLVQGTTLGRVIAWARLAPETERARLTMSQAEAAMAQVQFGIVQNLAYDAEGKLIHPQLLERYQRRATAIVDYAERTEHYVPLLQAHFDVVLEAVATGRRELIRLHRAGDIDDETLDELERDLDLEELSAISAKA; encoded by the coding sequence ATGGAACCAACTCACTTATTCGAGCTCGTTATCGCGATGTTTCTCGCGATCATCGCCTTGCAATATGCCGCCCATAGGCTCGGACTGCCACCGTCCGTCGCGCTGCTGACCGGTGGTGCCTTGCTGGCGTTCGTGCCGGGGCTGCCGGCGATATCGGTCGATCCCGAGCTGGTGCTGGTTATCTTCCTGCCGCCGCTGTTGATGGACGGCGCCTGGTCGATCGCGCTGTCGCGGCTGCGGCGGCATATGATCGGCATCGCTTCGCTCGCCGTCGGCGCGGTATTCTTCACCTGCGTCGTCGTGGCCGTTGTCGCCCACCTTATCTTTCCGTCACTTCCCTGGGGCGCCTGCGCGGCATTGGGTGCGATCGTTGCGCCGCCGGATGCGGTTTCGGCGCGCGCCGTGCTGGAGCGCGTACGACTGCCAAGGCGGTTGCAGATTCTGCTGGAAGGCGAGAGCCTGCTCAACGATGCGAGCGGCCTGGTGCTCTTCCGTTTTGCCGTTGCGGCCGCCGCAACGGGCGCCTTCAGCGCGGGGGAGGCGGTCGGCAGTTTCTTCGTGCTGGCGCTCGGCGGCGCCGTCGTCGGCATCGCGGTCGGATTGGCCTGGGTCAAACTCATCCGCCATCTCGGCGACGATTATCTCATTATTGCGGCCACCGTGCTGCTCGGCTGGATTTCCTATCTGTTGGGCGAACTGCTGCATGTCTCCGGTGTCATCGCCACCGTCAGCACGGGCCTGATCGCTTCCTGGCATCAGCACACGGTCTTTTCAGCGGCGACGCGCATGCGCGGCACATCGTTCTGGACGGTGATGATCTTCCTGATGGAAGCGGCGGTCTTCACATTGATCGGGCTGTCGCTGCGGGATGTCGTCGAACGCGGCGGCGGTTTGACCACCGTAATCGCGACCATGGGACTGCCGATGCTGGCAATCCTCATGACGCTCGTGGTCGCGCGTTTTGCCTGGATCTTCGCCTCCGATCTCATCATCCGCGTCTGCGCGGCTCTGGGGTTGACACGGACCCGGCCGCTCGGAGCTGGCGGTGCGACCGTCCTGAGCTGGGCAGGCGTGCGCGGCGTGGTCACGCTCGCCCTGGCGCTCAGCCTGCCAGAGGGGTTCCCGGGCCGTGACTTCATCCTCGCCACGTCCTTTGCGGTCATTCTTGGAACCGTGCTTGTGCAGGGCACGACATTGGGGCGGGTGATTGCCTGGGCGCGGCTGGCGCCGGAGACGGAAAGAGCGCGTCTCACCATGAGCCAGGCCGAGGCCGCCATGGCACAGGTGCAGTTCGGGATCGTGCAAAACCTGGCCTATGACGCAGAAGGAAAGCTCATCCACCCGCAATTGCTGGAGCGCTATCAGCGCAGGGCGACGGCGATCGTCGACTATGCCGAGAGAACCGAGCACTACGTGCCGTTGCTGCAAGCTCACTTCGACGTCGTTCTCGAAGCGGTCGCGACCGGGCGCCGGGAACTCATTCGTCTCCACCGGGCCGGCGACATCGATGACGAAACGTTGGACGAGTTGGAACGCGATCTCGATCTCGAGGAGTTGAGCGCGATCTCGGCCAAGGCCTGA
- a CDS encoding dioxygenase family protein, with amino-acid sequence MQRRTLVLGGATIVASTVAAVAIWPRRHSTVAARTFDWKGTDFLSGGTKSVASEKLPAPLFRSRPNCTVTSAQTLGPCHVNNIPARQDVSEGKAGLPLRLAVRIVHAADCRPVESADIEIWHTDHRGIYSGREAAEMCTLGDAEAVGSLAFRGRQLTDAEGQASFLTAYPGWYKGRTPHVHCRILVEGKELLVSQIYFDDTLSDIIYGEHPDYLGRPPRDTRNEADGIIPEDAADHIFDFEKLDGGVLSATITIGLSA; translated from the coding sequence ATGCAAAGGCGAACCTTGGTGCTTGGAGGTGCGACCATCGTCGCTTCGACCGTGGCTGCGGTGGCGATCTGGCCAAGGCGGCATAGCACGGTTGCCGCCAGGACATTCGATTGGAAGGGAACGGATTTCCTGAGCGGCGGCACAAAATCGGTCGCATCGGAAAAGCTGCCTGCGCCGCTCTTCCGCAGCCGTCCGAATTGCACCGTGACATCAGCCCAGACCCTTGGCCCATGCCATGTCAACAATATTCCTGCCCGTCAGGATGTCTCGGAAGGGAAGGCCGGACTGCCGTTGCGGCTGGCCGTCCGCATCGTCCATGCCGCCGATTGCCGGCCGGTCGAGAGCGCCGATATCGAAATCTGGCATACCGATCATCGCGGCATCTATTCCGGCCGCGAGGCAGCCGAGATGTGTACGCTCGGTGACGCCGAGGCAGTCGGCAGCCTCGCCTTTCGCGGGCGCCAGCTGACGGATGCGGAGGGGCAGGCAAGCTTCCTGACGGCCTATCCCGGATGGTACAAAGGCCGCACGCCGCATGTTCACTGCCGCATCCTGGTCGAAGGCAAGGAGCTTCTCGTCAGCCAGATCTATTTCGACGATACGCTGAGCGACATCATCTATGGCGAGCATCCGGACTATCTCGGACGCCCTCCCCGCGATACCCGCAATGAAGCGGACGGCATCATCCCGGAAGACGCCGCCGATCACATATTCGACTTCGAGAAGCTCGACGGCGGCGTACTTTCCGCCACCATCACGATCGGCCTTTCTGCCTGA
- a CDS encoding right-handed parallel beta-helix repeat-containing protein, whose translation MTVYYVNSATGANNNSGTSEDAPFASFWAVENLKLQPGDSVLLAAGSVYNDQLDLKYSGTASAPITIGSYGIGDAPVIHSPGDGIHSLYASNIVIENIKISDTGGAAIYGGYVSNWTVRNVEVDHTGLAGKSGSVTFRTGSNITIENSTINDVNGDGVWIEKINGVTLLNNTVTNAHGTTADAVQMNDSSNILISGNYLDQTGAISPKGVLALVRPVNAVIEDNTLVGGGFGVAAQAGTNIAIHDNDISGYGGYSWSYAVGLGDQGDTRDYDISGNYIHDGVWGVVVSSAGTTSYVREDIDVHNNVFDDLSQAALKVDRPASGAFHDNVIASDVTPYSISPAIIAANTFPVSNNTTLEEADALFVSLDSHVAGDTTHVGVAPIIVAAHDSLKISADTDGAHHGNLLENDSSANGILLLRRFEGEVVGKNGLTLTGQYGSIHVDDHGDYSYTLDAAKLAGVSGDVSETFHYKISDGAAHHFDTDTLSISIDVDGVLI comes from the coding sequence ATGACAGTCTATTATGTGAACTCGGCGACAGGCGCCAACAACAATAGCGGCACGAGCGAGGATGCGCCTTTTGCATCCTTCTGGGCGGTGGAAAATTTGAAGCTGCAGCCCGGCGATAGCGTGCTGCTCGCCGCGGGAAGCGTTTATAACGACCAGCTCGACCTGAAATATTCCGGCACCGCCAGCGCCCCGATCACCATCGGCAGCTACGGGATCGGCGATGCGCCGGTCATCCATAGCCCCGGTGACGGCATTCATAGCCTTTATGCGTCGAACATCGTCATCGAGAACATCAAGATCTCGGATACCGGCGGTGCAGCCATTTATGGCGGCTATGTCTCGAACTGGACGGTGCGCAATGTCGAGGTCGATCACACCGGCTTGGCCGGCAAGTCCGGTTCCGTCACCTTCCGAACAGGCTCGAATATCACCATCGAAAACAGCACGATCAACGACGTGAACGGCGACGGCGTGTGGATCGAGAAGATCAATGGCGTCACTCTTCTCAACAACACCGTTACCAATGCCCACGGCACCACGGCAGATGCCGTGCAGATGAACGACAGCAGCAACATCCTGATCAGCGGCAATTATCTCGACCAGACGGGCGCCATTAGCCCGAAGGGCGTGCTGGCGCTCGTCCGGCCTGTGAATGCCGTGATCGAGGACAACACACTGGTTGGCGGCGGCTTCGGGGTGGCAGCTCAGGCGGGCACGAATATCGCCATCCACGACAACGACATATCGGGATATGGCGGCTACAGCTGGTCCTACGCCGTCGGCCTCGGCGACCAGGGCGACACCAGGGACTATGATATCTCAGGCAATTACATCCATGACGGCGTATGGGGCGTGGTGGTCAGTTCCGCCGGCACCACCAGTTACGTTCGCGAAGATATCGATGTCCACAACAACGTTTTCGACGACCTGTCGCAAGCGGCGCTGAAGGTCGACAGGCCTGCATCCGGAGCTTTCCACGACAATGTCATTGCCAGCGATGTCACGCCCTACAGCATATCGCCGGCCATTATCGCCGCGAACACCTTTCCCGTCAGCAACAACACGACGCTCGAGGAGGCTGACGCCCTGTTTGTCAGCCTTGATAGTCACGTTGCCGGCGATACAACGCATGTGGGCGTGGCCCCGATAATTGTCGCAGCCCATGACAGCTTGAAAATCTCAGCCGACACGGATGGCGCCCATCATGGCAATCTCTTGGAAAACGACAGTTCGGCCAATGGGATCCTGCTGCTTCGCCGCTTCGAGGGCGAAGTCGTCGGCAAGAACGGTCTGACGCTGACCGGCCAATACGGCAGCATTCATGTCGACGATCACGGCGACTATAGCTACACGCTCGATGCGGCGAAGCTTGCCGGAGTTAGCGGAGACGTGAGCGAGACGTTCCACTATAAGATCTCCGATGGGGCTGCGCATCATTTCGATACGGATACGCTGAGCATCTCCATCGATGTGGATGGCGTGCTGATCTGA
- a CDS encoding right-handed parallel beta-helix repeat-containing protein yields the protein MTIYYVNSATGSDRNSGTGQNSAFSTLSKVESLTLKPGDSVLLAKGSVFNEQFDIKYSGTESAPIKIGSYGTGATPVIHSGGDGIHSLYASNIVIENLKISNTGGAAIYGGDVTNWTVRNVEIAKSGMSENAGAVTFRSSKNVTVEDSKISDVKGDGFWIEKVSGVKLLNNTVTSANGSTADAMQVNDSSNILIKGNHLDQTHAVSPKGGIALVRATDAVVADSVLTGGGFGISAPGGKNVAIHGNDISGYHGYSWSFAVGLGDQGSARDYDISGNHIHDGAWGVAVSGATGSSYSLTGIKVHDNVFDDLTQSALKVDRPASGSFYNNTVESGVKATSISPAIVDAHTFSVSNNHTVANVDTALASTETKAAATTEAAADPAVVAVHDNLKIFTDTGEAHRGNLLENDSSDNDTLVLRRFSDEAVGKHGLTLTGDYGSMHVDREGNYAYTLDETKLPDDHSGHVSESFKYGIDDGTSHHSDADTLTVFIHMDGLLS from the coding sequence ATGACAATCTACTATGTGAACTCAGCGACTGGCTCCGACCGCAACAGCGGAACGGGCCAGAACTCGGCTTTTTCGACTTTGTCCAAAGTGGAATCCTTGACGTTGAAACCGGGCGACAGCGTGCTGCTCGCCAAGGGCAGCGTCTTCAACGAGCAATTCGATATCAAATATTCCGGCACCGAGAGCGCGCCGATCAAGATCGGCAGTTACGGGACGGGGGCCACCCCCGTCATCCATAGCGGGGGCGACGGCATTCACAGCCTTTATGCCTCGAACATCGTCATCGAGAACCTGAAGATATCGAACACCGGCGGTGCGGCCATCTATGGCGGCGATGTCACCAACTGGACGGTCCGCAATGTCGAGATCGCCAAGTCGGGAATGTCGGAAAACGCAGGTGCTGTCACCTTCAGGAGCAGCAAGAACGTCACGGTCGAAGACAGCAAGATCTCCGATGTCAAAGGCGACGGCTTCTGGATCGAAAAGGTCAGCGGCGTCAAACTTCTCAACAATACCGTCACCAGCGCCAATGGCTCGACGGCCGATGCGATGCAGGTCAACGACAGCAGCAATATTCTGATCAAGGGCAATCATCTCGACCAGACGCATGCCGTCAGTCCGAAGGGGGGGATCGCGCTGGTGCGGGCCACCGATGCCGTGGTCGCGGACAGTGTCCTGACCGGCGGGGGCTTTGGCATCAGTGCGCCTGGAGGGAAGAACGTTGCCATCCACGGCAACGACATATCGGGATATCACGGTTACAGCTGGTCCTTCGCCGTCGGCCTCGGCGATCAGGGCAGTGCGCGGGATTACGACATCTCGGGCAACCATATCCACGATGGCGCCTGGGGCGTGGCCGTCAGCGGCGCCACCGGCTCCAGCTATAGTCTCACTGGCATCAAGGTCCACGACAATGTCTTCGACGATCTCACCCAGTCGGCGCTGAAGGTCGACAGGCCGGCATCCGGCTCCTTCTACAACAATACCGTCGAGAGCGGCGTCAAGGCCACCAGCATATCGCCTGCCATCGTCGACGCGCACACATTTTCCGTCAGTAACAACCACACGGTCGCAAATGTCGACACGGCGCTTGCAAGCACCGAGACCAAGGCTGCCGCTACGACGGAGGCGGCTGCCGACCCGGCGGTCGTCGCCGTCCATGACAATCTGAAGATCTTCACCGATACGGGTGAGGCCCATCGCGGCAACCTTCTGGAAAACGACAGCTCCGACAACGACACCCTGGTGCTTCGCCGCTTCAGCGACGAAGCCGTCGGCAAACACGGCCTGACGCTGACCGGGGACTACGGTTCCATGCACGTGGACCGGGAGGGCAACTATGCCTACACTCTCGACGAAACGAAGCTGCCCGACGACCATAGCGGACATGTGAGCGAGTCTTTCAAGTACGGTATCGACGATGGAACCTCGCATCACAGCGACGCGGATACGCTGACCGTCTTCATCCATATGGATGGCTTGTTGAGCTAG
- a CDS encoding GAF domain-containing protein, giving the protein MIPLEGLRDSFEGIIPSIIATADADGMPNISYLSHVHYVDEGHVALSDQFFSKTAANVARNGLATVMVVDGYSGQQHVLDLAFERSETEGETFERMAIHLEILESRMSGIMKLRAVDIYRVEDCRAVPAANPLVEPEPLFLPDLMGKVARLTARMSDCSDPETLLDATLEGLGELFGYHNSMVLVPDGERGGLTTIGSRGYDQFGFGAEVPAGRGIVGLAAERRRNVRITDLSRGLRYIKAVQAMAGVEDATPIPLPALEKPLSQIALPLVARGRLVGVLFSEATERFTFRHRDEEALIVIAAHLATALSFLSEERERAETNGREKAEAPADEAASAPADRRIAVRFYPRDGSLFIDDDYLIRGVPGRLLLHFLQDYARTGKRDFLNREIRRDRRLQLPDFKDNLETRLILLRRRLEEKAGPITLERADRGRLRLTLAGRPEIEVVEE; this is encoded by the coding sequence ATGATTCCGCTCGAAGGGCTGCGGGACAGCTTCGAGGGCATCATTCCCTCCATCATCGCTACCGCCGATGCTGACGGAATGCCCAATATTTCCTATCTCTCGCACGTGCATTACGTCGATGAGGGGCATGTGGCGCTCTCCGACCAGTTCTTCTCCAAGACCGCCGCCAATGTGGCGCGCAACGGGCTCGCGACCGTGATGGTGGTCGACGGCTATAGCGGCCAGCAGCACGTGCTCGACCTGGCGTTCGAGCGCTCCGAGACGGAGGGCGAGACATTCGAGCGGATGGCGATCCACCTGGAGATCCTGGAAAGCCGGATGAGTGGGATCATGAAGCTGCGCGCCGTCGACATCTACCGGGTGGAGGACTGCCGGGCCGTGCCGGCGGCCAATCCGCTGGTCGAGCCGGAGCCGCTCTTTCTGCCCGACCTGATGGGCAAGGTGGCGCGGCTGACGGCACGGATGTCGGATTGCAGCGATCCGGAAACGCTGCTCGACGCCACGCTCGAGGGCCTGGGCGAGCTCTTCGGCTACCACAATTCCATGGTGCTGGTGCCGGACGGCGAACGCGGCGGGCTGACGACAATCGGCAGCCGGGGCTACGACCAGTTCGGCTTCGGCGCCGAGGTTCCGGCCGGGCGCGGCATTGTCGGACTTGCGGCCGAGCGGCGGCGCAACGTGCGGATCACCGATCTCAGCCGCGGCCTGCGCTATATCAAGGCCGTGCAGGCCATGGCGGGCGTCGAGGATGCGACGCCGATCCCGCTTCCGGCGCTCGAAAAGCCGCTCAGCCAGATCGCGCTGCCGCTTGTCGCGCGGGGAAGGCTCGTCGGCGTGCTGTTTTCGGAAGCGACCGAGCGCTTCACCTTCCGCCATCGCGACGAGGAAGCGCTGATCGTGATCGCCGCCCATCTCGCCACCGCGCTCTCCTTCCTGTCCGAGGAACGCGAGCGGGCGGAGACGAACGGGCGGGAAAAGGCCGAGGCCCCGGCCGACGAGGCCGCCAGCGCGCCCGCCGATCGGCGCATCGCCGTTCGTTTCTATCCGCGCGACGGCTCGCTGTTCATCGACGACGACTATCTGATCCGCGGCGTGCCGGGGCGGCTGCTCCTGCACTTTCTCCAAGACTATGCGCGCACCGGCAAGCGGGACTTTCTGAACCGCGAGATCCGCCGCGACCGTCGCCTGCAACTGCCCGACTTCAAGGACAATTTGGAAACCCGGCTGATCCTCCTGCGCCGGCGACTGGAGGAGAAGGCAGGCCCGATCACACTCGAACGCGCCGACCGCGGCCGCCTGCGGCTGACGCTCGCCGGGCGGCCGGAGATCGAGGTGGTGGAGGAATGA
- a CDS encoding ABC transporter permease has translation MSSALKQIFLMIRVNLGSLPRRLAISLSMVLSVALVVAVLAGFLAMARGFEAALAGAGSPDIAVILGGGTNQETGSDVPAEAIRSLAAASGDTGIARNPGIARAGPGDGAGGLAMSREVVVPIDVRAADGVEQTLSLRGMDPAGPAMRQRARLSEGRLFAPGGREIVIGARLADAFPGLAVGDTVRLGAVDWWVAGHFTSGGSAFESEIWADLEAVQSAFGRQGQVQSLRVRLAGDDPQRALAALRERLSTLPGPPLAVVSEADLYAGQAERIESLIRLFGWPVALLMAIGATAGALNTMMSSVSDRAIEIATLRLLGFARLPAFAATWVEAVLLSALGAAAGGIASRLAFDGWQASTMGANNTKMAFQLVVTPDVLLTAGLLGLAVGVIGGALPALAAARLPLRAALRARG, from the coding sequence ATGTCTTCAGCGCTCAAGCAGATCTTTCTCATGATCAGAGTCAATCTCGGCAGCCTGCCCAGGCGGCTTGCGATCTCGCTGTCGATGGTGCTGTCGGTGGCGCTCGTCGTGGCGGTGCTCGCTGGATTTCTGGCAATGGCGCGCGGCTTCGAGGCAGCGCTTGCCGGGGCCGGCTCGCCTGATATCGCCGTCATCCTCGGCGGCGGCACCAACCAGGAGACCGGCTCGGACGTGCCTGCCGAAGCAATCCGCAGCCTTGCTGCGGCGAGTGGCGACACCGGGATTGCCCGCAACCCTGGGATTGCCCGCGCCGGTCCGGGCGATGGGGCGGGCGGTCTGGCGATGTCGCGCGAGGTCGTCGTTCCCATCGATGTCAGGGCCGCCGACGGCGTCGAGCAGACGCTGTCGCTGCGGGGCATGGACCCGGCCGGACCTGCGATGCGCCAGCGTGCCCGGCTTTCAGAGGGGCGGCTGTTTGCGCCGGGTGGGCGTGAGATCGTCATCGGGGCCCGCCTCGCGGATGCCTTCCCGGGCCTTGCGGTCGGCGACACGGTACGGCTCGGCGCGGTCGACTGGTGGGTCGCCGGCCATTTCACATCAGGCGGCAGCGCCTTCGAATCCGAGATATGGGCTGATCTCGAAGCCGTGCAATCGGCCTTCGGCCGGCAGGGGCAGGTGCAGAGCCTGCGGGTGCGGCTTGCCGGCGACGATCCGCAAAGGGCGCTGGCGGCGCTGCGGGAACGGCTGTCCACGCTGCCGGGTCCGCCGCTTGCCGTCGTCTCCGAGGCCGATCTCTATGCCGGCCAGGCCGAGCGCATCGAGAGCCTGATCCGCCTGTTCGGCTGGCCGGTCGCGCTTCTGATGGCGATTGGCGCAACCGCCGGCGCCCTGAACACGATGATGAGCTCGGTTTCCGATCGCGCCATCGAGATCGCCACGCTGCGCCTCCTCGGCTTTGCCCGCCTGCCGGCCTTCGCCGCCACCTGGGTGGAGGCGGTGCTGCTCTCGGCTCTCGGCGCGGCCGCCGGCGGCATCGCCTCGCGGCTCGCCTTTGACGGCTGGCAGGCGAGCACGATGGGCGCCAACAACACCAAGATGGCGTTTCAGCTTGTGGTGACGCCGGATGTGCTTTTGACGGCGGGTTTGCTCGGGCTGGCGGTCGGGGTGATCGGCGGCGCCCTGCCGGCGTTAGCAGCTGCGCGGCTGCCGCTCCGCGCGGCGTTGCGGGCGAGAGGGTAG
- a CDS encoding ABC transporter permease — protein MSFFQLMRRNAWRKRLRAILLMFSVGIAFLIYGLTASFVSGSQGAAGASDNLLGVFNKSGRGLPLPIAYLNRIAAEGDVAAVAYTTRMRGFVEVEKNVVAVSAVDPRAIAAANGAELGLTSELIAALEDGGDRVLVGRALAEAQGWSIGQRIGLTSQIMKADGSRNWNFTIAGIFEGADAGTDTYFMLARYDALNAARARDKDMVDAFVVRPRPGVSPGILAARIDALFANSAAQTRTQSEKQFLEAFLRQFADVGLIVSLVVGAAFVTILMIAVNTMLFAVRERRFEIGVMKVLGFSRGRIVALILGETLFIFAVGGAGGLVLAKLAALLIGPAFGLVFGAAVLLKSAAIIAGLGLLTGLLPAYSAMRLPIVNAFRTR, from the coding sequence ATGAGTTTTTTCCAGCTGATGCGGCGCAATGCCTGGCGCAAGCGGTTGCGGGCGATCCTGCTGATGTTTTCGGTCGGCATCGCTTTCCTGATCTACGGACTGACGGCGAGTTTCGTCAGCGGCAGCCAGGGGGCGGCCGGCGCCAGCGACAATCTGCTCGGCGTGTTCAACAAATCCGGCCGGGGGCTGCCGCTGCCGATTGCTTATCTCAACCGCATCGCGGCGGAAGGCGATGTCGCCGCCGTCGCCTATACCACGCGGATGCGGGGTTTCGTCGAGGTCGAGAAGAATGTCGTGGCCGTCAGCGCGGTCGATCCGCGGGCGATTGCCGCCGCCAATGGCGCCGAACTCGGGCTGACGTCCGAGCTGATCGCGGCGCTGGAAGACGGTGGCGACCGGGTGCTGGTCGGCAGGGCATTGGCCGAGGCGCAGGGCTGGTCGATCGGCCAGCGCATCGGCCTCACCAGCCAGATCATGAAGGCCGACGGCAGCCGGAATTGGAATTTCACCATCGCGGGCATCTTCGAGGGTGCCGATGCCGGCACGGACACCTATTTCATGCTCGCCCGCTACGATGCGCTCAATGCCGCTCGTGCGCGCGACAAGGATATGGTCGACGCCTTCGTGGTGCGTCCGCGCCCGGGCGTGTCGCCAGGCATACTGGCGGCGCGGATCGACGCTCTGTTTGCCAATTCGGCGGCGCAGACGCGGACGCAATCGGAAAAGCAGTTCCTCGAGGCGTTCCTCCGGCAATTCGCCGATGTCGGCCTCATCGTCAGCCTCGTCGTCGGTGCGGCCTTCGTCACCATCCTGATGATCGCTGTGAACACCATGCTGTTTGCCGTGCGCGAGCGTCGTTTCGAGATCGGTGTCATGAAGGTGCTCGGCTTTTCCCGCGGGCGGATCGTGGCGCTGATCCTCGGCGAGACGCTGTTCATCTTCGCCGTCGGCGGCGCGGGCGGGCTCGTCCTCGCCAAGCTTGCCGCACTCCTGATCGGGCCGGCCTTCGGCCTCGTCTTCGGCGCGGCGGTGCTGCTGAAATCCGCAGCCATCATCGCCGGGCTCGGCCTGCTGACCGGGTTGTTGCCCGCTTACAGCGCCATGCGGCTGCCCATCGTCAATGCTTTCAGAACGAGATAG